The proteins below come from a single Tenuifilum thalassicum genomic window:
- the tsaE gene encoding tRNA (adenosine(37)-N6)-threonylcarbamoyltransferase complex ATPase subunit type 1 TsaE, with protein sequence MDSILLKGLNDIDKAASKILSSIGENRIICFYGEMGAGKTTLIREICKKLGVTDVVTSPTFALVNEYTDENGTPVYHFDFYRIKQIDEVFDFGYEEYFYNPNAICLIEWPELVEPILPSEGVVDIYLKVNQDSSRVIEIVNKTEQ encoded by the coding sequence ATGGATTCTATTCTACTAAAAGGTCTAAATGATATAGATAAAGCTGCTAGCAAGATTCTTTCATCTATAGGTGAAAATCGTATTATTTGCTTTTATGGCGAAATGGGAGCAGGGAAAACCACTCTCATTCGTGAAATATGTAAGAAACTAGGAGTAACCGATGTGGTAACAAGCCCAACATTTGCTTTAGTAAACGAATATACCGACGAAAATGGGACCCCAGTATATCATTTTGATTTTTACCGCATAAAACAAATAGATGAGGTTTTTGACTTTGGCTACGAGGAGTATTTCTACAATCCTAATGCTATCTGCCTGATTGAGTGGCCTGAGTTGGTAGAGCCAATTTTACCTTCTGAAGGTGTTGTTGATATTTACCTTAAAGTAAACCAAGATAGTAGCAGGGTTATAGAAATAGTTAATAAAACTGAACAATAA
- a CDS encoding alanine dehydrogenase: protein MNSPKFSEFPHAKGLLVQEERIEYKRKYKQLIIGIPREVNPTESRIPLTPEAVEILVHHGHQIIIEKDAGKQANYSDMEYSNKGAQIVDTAAEVYKSDIILKVSHLTPEECNMLRENQAVLSSLHLNKQTGDYLKRLLQKKATAIAFESILDEEGEYPFVRAMSSIAGSTSVLVAAEYLSNVNNGKGVMLGGVTGITPTEVVILGAGTAGEYAARAALGLGATVKIFDSSIKKLMDIQNILGQRLFTSIYHKQVLDKVLKTADVVIATLTPEETNLNYLVSEDQVRLMKRGAVIVDLGIDRGGCFETSELRDHNNPSYVRHGVVHYCVPNITARVARTSSIAMSNVFVPLLKQIADSGGLLPQLKENAGLRNGVYIFNGLLTNEYLGKLYDLPSRDINLLMAAF, encoded by the coding sequence ATGAACAGCCCAAAATTCTCTGAGTTCCCTCATGCAAAAGGATTACTTGTTCAAGAAGAACGAATTGAGTATAAGCGTAAATACAAACAGCTGATTATCGGTATTCCCCGAGAGGTTAATCCTACTGAAAGTAGAATTCCCCTTACACCAGAAGCCGTTGAAATTTTAGTACATCATGGCCATCAAATTATAATAGAGAAGGATGCAGGGAAGCAGGCAAACTATTCCGACATGGAGTACAGCAACAAGGGGGCTCAAATTGTAGATACTGCGGCTGAGGTTTACAAAAGCGATATCATTCTTAAGGTTTCGCATCTTACTCCCGAAGAGTGCAACATGCTTCGCGAGAATCAAGCTGTTTTATCATCGTTACATCTAAATAAGCAAACTGGTGACTATCTAAAAAGGCTACTGCAAAAAAAGGCAACCGCCATTGCATTTGAGAGCATCTTGGATGAAGAAGGCGAGTACCCTTTTGTACGTGCCATGAGCTCAATTGCAGGAAGCACATCTGTTTTGGTAGCTGCAGAGTATCTTAGCAATGTGAATAATGGTAAAGGGGTTATGCTTGGTGGTGTTACTGGCATTACGCCTACCGAGGTTGTTATTCTAGGTGCTGGTACAGCAGGCGAGTATGCAGCACGTGCCGCTCTTGGCCTAGGCGCAACGGTTAAGATATTCGATAGCTCTATTAAAAAGCTTATGGATATACAGAATATTCTTGGCCAAAGGCTCTTCACATCAATCTACCATAAGCAGGTACTTGATAAGGTTCTAAAAACAGCCGATGTGGTAATTGCAACTTTAACACCAGAAGAAACCAATCTTAACTATTTGGTCTCCGAAGATCAAGTTCGACTAATGAAACGTGGTGCCGTAATTGTTGATTTGGGAATTGATAGAGGTGGATGTTTTGAGACATCGGAGCTTCGCGACCATAACAACCCGTCTTATGTTAGGCATGGAGTGGTTCACTATTGCGTACCTAACATTACTGCTCGAGTTGCAAGAACATCTTCAATTGCCATGAGCAACGTGTTTGTACCTCTACTAAAGCAAATAGCCGATAGTGGTGGGTTACTTCCGCAGCTAAAAGAAAATGCAGGACTTCGAAATGGTGTTTACATTTTTAACGGACTCCTAACAAATGAGTACCTTGGCAAACTTTACGACTTGCCTTCGCGCGATATCAACCTGCTAATGGCTGCTTTTTAG
- a CDS encoding energy transducer TonB family protein translates to MSFAQKIENAIDKLYSFFSSNINQHKVGILSTIVFHLLLVIAFLVLKIETRKEYYGSTIEMEFEELVEEEVVVEKKLEPTLPPDAIDSKFETEAIRNFAVDATQKDLNSELSDEKNIDAEELYKEANEVYERMKQNRELYEQAQKDIEANIPNTPEKTVQKTKEGQYKGPTVASYYLLGRKALWLPIPSYKCENGGQVVVNIIVTPDGRVKDASIDKTNSVVDECINQAAIHAAMASRFTASTTTSNQQGSITYIFVPQ, encoded by the coding sequence ATGTCGTTTGCTCAGAAAATAGAAAATGCTATTGATAAACTTTATAGTTTTTTTTCCTCAAATATTAACCAGCATAAAGTAGGAATACTTAGCACCATTGTATTTCACCTACTATTAGTTATTGCCTTTTTAGTGCTAAAAATAGAAACTAGAAAAGAGTATTACGGCTCAACCATAGAAATGGAATTTGAAGAGCTGGTTGAAGAAGAAGTTGTGGTTGAGAAAAAGTTGGAACCAACGCTTCCTCCCGATGCAATAGATTCAAAGTTTGAGACCGAAGCAATAAGAAACTTTGCAGTTGATGCAACGCAAAAAGACTTAAATTCAGAACTTAGCGATGAGAAAAACATTGATGCTGAAGAGCTTTACAAGGAAGCAAACGAGGTATATGAACGCATGAAGCAAAATCGTGAGCTGTATGAGCAAGCACAAAAAGACATAGAGGCAAACATTCCAAATACACCAGAAAAAACAGTTCAGAAAACCAAAGAGGGCCAATACAAAGGGCCAACAGTTGCATCATACTATTTGTTAGGTCGAAAAGCGCTTTGGTTACCCATTCCTTCGTACAAGTGCGAAAATGGTGGACAGGTAGTTGTAAATATAATTGTAACACCTGATGGTAGGGTTAAAGATGCCAGTATAGATAAAACTAACTCTGTTGTGGATGAATGTATAAACCAAGCCGCTATTCACGCAGCAATGGCAAGTAGATTTACAGCCTCTACAACAACATCAAACCAACAAGGCAGTATAACCTACATATTTGTGCCACAATAG
- a CDS encoding M23 family metallopeptidase, protein MAEKKKFKLFRNLRSKYRLSIFNEETFEEVWQFRLSRMNVIVFFGGFSILLVTLVIILIAFTPLREFIPGYPDAKTRKGYVDNALKVDSLEHVIAQWQLYYNDIHVLLNGGEPLTGKETTRDTAKRPSKLDLTPSEEDSLLRAQIEADEMFSLSSNLNSLDNSNTPFFIPPVKGIITNRYNPQNNHYGVDLVASPDEVVLAIAKGVVVLSTWSLETGYTLAIQHEGGYLSVYKHNSKLLKRQGEFVNAGDVIAIIGNSGELTTGPHLHFELWHNGATIDPAKYIKF, encoded by the coding sequence GTGGCTGAAAAGAAAAAATTTAAGCTATTTCGAAACTTAAGAAGTAAGTATAGGCTTAGTATCTTCAATGAGGAGACATTTGAGGAGGTTTGGCAATTTAGGTTATCAAGAATGAATGTTATTGTCTTCTTTGGAGGATTTAGCATTTTACTAGTAACATTAGTAATTATCCTAATTGCTTTCACACCATTAAGGGAGTTTATTCCTGGTTATCCTGATGCTAAAACCCGAAAAGGTTATGTAGATAATGCCCTCAAAGTAGATTCTCTTGAGCATGTTATAGCCCAGTGGCAGCTATATTACAACGATATTCATGTTCTATTAAATGGTGGAGAGCCCTTGACTGGTAAAGAAACAACTAGGGATACTGCAAAGAGGCCTAGCAAGTTGGACTTAACGCCATCAGAAGAGGACTCTTTACTTAGAGCCCAGATTGAAGCCGATGAGATGTTTTCGCTTTCTTCAAACTTGAATAGTCTCGATAATAGCAATACGCCTTTCTTTATTCCACCTGTCAAGGGTATAATTACAAATAGATATAATCCGCAGAACAATCACTATGGCGTTGATTTAGTTGCCTCACCCGACGAGGTTGTACTTGCCATTGCTAAGGGTGTTGTTGTTCTTTCAACCTGGTCGCTTGAAACGGGTTATACTTTGGCAATTCAACACGAGGGTGGATATTTATCGGTTTACAAGCATAACAGTAAGCTGCTTAAACGACAGGGAGAATTTGTAAATGCTGGCGATGTAATTGCCATTATTGGCAATTCTGGTGAGCTAACTACAGGACCACACCTTCACTTTGAACTTTGGCACAATGGTGCAACAATCGACCCAGCTAAATACATTAAATTTTAG
- a CDS encoding 1-deoxy-D-xylulose-5-phosphate reductoisomerase, whose protein sequence is MKRIAILGSTGSIGTQALEVVREHADKFSVELLVAQNSWELLVKQAIEFSPNSVVIGNRDHYQKVSDALSGYDIKVFTGKESIEESVVSSEIDMVLSAMVGFAGLKPTLKAIEVGKAIALANKETLVVAGELVTEAAIKNKVPIIPVDSEHSAIFQCIVGEHSPIEKVILTASGGPFRNHSMEQLRSVSKADALNHPNWCMGQKITVDSASLMNKGLEVIEAKWLFGLQPEQIEVVIHPQSIVHSMVQFVDGSIKAQMGLPDMKLPIQYAFTFPNRVNSNFPRMDFSLQHTLTFEKPDTERFPSLSLAIESLKKGGNMPCVLNAANEVAVEAFLNEQIGFMAIPKIVEKLLSTISYIERPTLNDYLQTDSETRIKSYELIKHHQLIWK, encoded by the coding sequence ATGAAGCGAATAGCCATTCTTGGTTCAACAGGTTCTATAGGTACGCAGGCGCTTGAGGTGGTTAGGGAACATGCCGATAAATTCTCGGTGGAGCTGCTTGTTGCTCAAAATAGCTGGGAATTGCTTGTGAAACAAGCAATAGAGTTTTCACCTAATTCTGTCGTAATTGGTAATCGAGACCATTACCAAAAGGTTTCAGATGCACTTTCGGGTTACGATATAAAGGTTTTCACAGGTAAGGAGTCAATTGAGGAATCCGTTGTTTCTTCCGAAATCGACATGGTGTTATCGGCAATGGTTGGTTTTGCTGGATTAAAACCAACTCTTAAGGCCATTGAGGTTGGGAAGGCAATAGCCCTTGCGAATAAGGAAACGCTTGTGGTTGCCGGTGAACTTGTTACGGAGGCAGCAATTAAAAACAAAGTCCCAATAATTCCGGTCGATTCTGAACACTCTGCAATATTTCAGTGCATAGTGGGTGAGCATAGCCCAATTGAGAAGGTAATTCTCACCGCTTCTGGCGGGCCTTTTCGTAATCATTCAATGGAGCAGCTAAGAAGCGTATCCAAAGCCGATGCTTTAAACCATCCAAACTGGTGCATGGGACAAAAAATAACAGTTGATTCAGCAAGCCTAATGAATAAGGGCCTTGAGGTGATAGAGGCTAAATGGCTCTTTGGATTGCAGCCCGAACAAATTGAGGTAGTAATTCATCCTCAATCAATTGTACATTCAATGGTTCAGTTTGTCGATGGTTCTATAAAGGCTCAAATGGGATTACCCGATATGAAGTTACCCATACAATACGCCTTTACTTTTCCTAATAGGGTTAATAGCAACTTCCCAAGGATGGATTTCTCATTACAGCACACATTAACCTTTGAAAAGCCCGATACCGAAAGGTTTCCAAGCCTTTCACTAGCCATTGAATCATTAAAAAAGGGTGGAAATATGCCTTGCGTTCTAAATGCTGCAAATGAGGTTGCTGTTGAAGCTTTCCTTAATGAGCAAATAGGCTTTATGGCTATCCCAAAAATAGTGGAAAAGCTTTTATCAACTATAAGTTACATTGAGCGGCCTACTTTAAATGATTACTTACAAACCGACTCCGAAACTCGCATAAAATCTTACGAATTAATTAAACATCATCAACTAATATGGAAATAA